Proteins from a single region of Methanoculleus horonobensis:
- the glmU gene encoding bifunctional sugar-1-phosphate nucleotidylyltransferase/acetyltransferase encodes MQCVVLAAGEGKRMRPLTARRPKVMLPIANRPMMEHLIVAARDAGITDFTFVVGYFEREIRNHFGDGSSLGVNIAYVTQRHQLGTADALRATAGMIDDRFLLLNGDMILKSDDIKKLCRMDAPCVGIHETDHPQDYGVVTVEGNRITGLEEKSEEPKSNLINAGAYLFDPGVFDLLAGIKVSGRGEFELTDALETYINEGKLRAYSLAYWLDVGQPWDLLDANEGLLSSICHERHGTVEDGCTVPETVSIGKGTVVRAGTYIEGACVIGENCVIGPHAYIRGSTAIGDNCHIGHATELKNSIVMSGTKIPHFNYIGDSIVGSNCNFGAGTKVANLRHDSGSVKVCGKTTGRRKFGAIIGDDVLFGINCSVNVGSLVGSGTRVAPHSLVEGCVEDNSIIR; translated from the coding sequence ATGCAGTGTGTCGTACTGGCAGCAGGCGAAGGGAAACGGATGCGTCCCCTGACCGCCCGGCGCCCGAAGGTGATGCTTCCGATCGCGAACCGCCCGATGATGGAGCACCTGATCGTCGCGGCCCGCGATGCCGGAATCACCGACTTCACCTTCGTCGTCGGATACTTTGAACGTGAGATCCGGAACCACTTCGGGGACGGCAGCAGCCTTGGCGTGAATATCGCCTATGTGACCCAGCGTCACCAGCTCGGCACCGCCGATGCCCTGCGGGCGACGGCAGGGATGATCGACGATCGGTTCCTCCTCTTGAACGGGGATATGATCCTCAAATCAGACGATATCAAGAAACTCTGCCGGATGGATGCTCCGTGCGTGGGGATTCACGAGACCGACCACCCGCAGGACTACGGCGTGGTGACCGTCGAAGGGAACCGCATCACCGGTCTCGAGGAGAAGTCCGAGGAGCCGAAGAGCAACCTGATCAACGCGGGCGCCTACCTCTTCGACCCCGGCGTCTTCGACCTCCTTGCGGGCATCAAGGTATCAGGCCGGGGCGAGTTCGAGCTGACCGACGCGCTCGAGACCTATATCAATGAAGGAAAACTCAGGGCATATTCGCTCGCCTACTGGCTCGACGTGGGGCAGCCGTGGGATCTCCTCGACGCAAACGAGGGGCTTCTCTCCTCGATCTGCCACGAACGGCACGGAACCGTCGAGGACGGATGCACCGTCCCGGAGACGGTCAGCATCGGAAAAGGGACGGTTGTCCGGGCCGGGACTTATATCGAGGGAGCCTGCGTCATCGGTGAGAACTGCGTCATCGGCCCCCACGCCTATATCAGGGGCTCCACCGCAATCGGCGACAACTGCCACATCGGGCACGCGACCGAGCTCAAGAACTCCATCGTCATGTCGGGAACAAAGATCCCGCACTTCAACTACATCGGCGACAGCATCGTCGGGAGTAACTGCAACTTTGGCGCAGGAACCAAGGTCGCGAACCTCCGGCACGACAGCGGATCGGTGAAGGTCTGCGGGAAGACCACCGGGCGGAGGAAGTTCGGCGCCATCATCGGCGACGACGTCCTCTTCGGGATCAACTGCTCGGTCAACGTCGGGAGCCTCGTCGGCAGCGGTACCCGGGTGGCTCCTCATTCCCTCGTCGAAGGATGCGTCGAGGACAACTCAATCATCAGGTGA
- the glmU gene encoding bifunctional sugar-1-phosphate nucleotidylyltransferase/acetyltransferase — translation MMQAVILAAGEGSRLRPLTRSKPKAMLPVANRPIIEYVIDALLENGIRDIVVVVGYRKEEVIRHLNRLDAPIQVVVQERQLGTADALRAAESEITDDFLVLPGDNYINAESIARIKEERNAMLVAEHPNPSNFGVVVIRNGIVREIVEKPEDAPTFTVSTGVYSFTPDVFSYIQTNEIPDAIAAMIASGRRIRAIPADDWQDAVYPWDLLKLNSRMLREIKPGISGEIDASVIRRGTVRIGAGTTVGPNTVIYGPVAIGSNCNIGPNCVIMPDTSIGDRVVLEPFTYVGDSLIMNDVTIGSHSRIVSAVFGQGCILADHTTTYPSASLLEVGDRIQKEEFGAVLGEGVRAAPFTTFKNCIAGNGVTIGERKTVIGIIEDGTRVM, via the coding sequence ATGATGCAGGCAGTCATTCTAGCAGCGGGAGAAGGGAGCCGTCTGCGGCCGTTGACGAGGAGCAAGCCCAAGGCCATGCTCCCGGTCGCAAACCGGCCGATCATCGAGTATGTCATCGACGCCCTCCTGGAGAACGGAATTCGCGATATCGTGGTGGTGGTCGGGTATCGCAAGGAAGAGGTCATCCGGCACCTCAACAGGCTCGACGCCCCGATCCAGGTCGTCGTGCAGGAGCGGCAGCTCGGAACCGCGGATGCTCTCCGGGCGGCCGAGTCGGAGATCACGGACGATTTTCTGGTTCTTCCCGGCGACAACTACATCAACGCCGAATCGATAGCCCGGATCAAGGAGGAGCGGAACGCCATGCTCGTCGCCGAGCACCCGAACCCCTCGAACTTCGGGGTCGTCGTGATCAGGAACGGCATCGTCCGCGAGATCGTCGAGAAACCCGAAGACGCCCCGACGTTCACGGTATCGACCGGCGTCTACTCTTTCACCCCCGACGTCTTCTCCTACATCCAGACGAACGAGATCCCCGACGCGATCGCCGCCATGATCGCATCGGGCCGGCGTATACGGGCGATCCCGGCAGACGACTGGCAGGACGCCGTCTACCCCTGGGATCTCCTGAAACTGAACAGCCGGATGCTTCGGGAGATCAAACCCGGGATCTCGGGGGAGATCGACGCATCCGTCATCCGCCGGGGCACCGTGCGTATCGGCGCCGGGACGACCGTGGGCCCGAACACCGTCATCTACGGCCCCGTCGCCATCGGGAGCAACTGCAACATCGGCCCGAACTGCGTCATCATGCCCGATACGAGCATCGGCGACCGGGTAGTGCTCGAACCATTCACCTACGTTGGCGACTCGCTCATCATGAACGACGTCACGATCGGGTCGCATTCGAGGATCGTCTCGGCGGTCTTCGGCCAGGGGTGCATCCTTGCCGACCACACCACCACCTACCCGTCCGCGAGCCTCCTCGAGGTCGGCGACCGGATCCAGAAGGAGGAGTTCGGCGCAGTTCTCGGCGAGGGAGTCCGCGCGGCACCATTCACAACGTTTAAGAACTGTATCGCAGGTAACGGTGTCACCATCGGGGAGAGGAAGACAGTGATCGGCATCATCGAGGACGGCACGCGGGTGATGTAG
- the glmS gene encoding glutamine--fructose-6-phosphate transaminase (isomerizing) — MCGIVGYIGRRDATPVLIQGLKRLEYRGYDSFGIATVGSAIEIYKKTGRISDGEAGAADLRGSTGIGHTRWATHGEPNDLNAHPHTDCSGRIAVVHNGVIENYGELKRQLEGRGHTFRSETDTEVIAHLIEEHYDGDLLAAVNATLPLLRGSYAVLAIAEDTQRIVAARDASPLVLGIGDAEVFAASDMTPLLEYTERVIFLEDGDVADLTPGRYTVYHNGQTVERPIELINWCVEDTRKGGFAHYMLKEIYEQPQSFYETIRAGIDERVQRMVTEADEITLVACGTSYHTALVFKYLAEPLCGIPVRVEMGSEFKYFTPPLHGLAIAVSQSGETADTIAALKMAKARNCPTLAITNMQGSTVTRVADETLLMRAGPEIGVAATKSYTAQLAALMQIVNLRCEGAFDDALSHAHLAIGDALLQDIHEAVALCSKAEHVFFVGRGPFYPVSMEGALKMKEISYVHAEGYAAGELKHGPFALLTPETPVVAICTPGSTYGVMASNIKEMKARKAPVIALGVAGDTELAEIVDIFIPIPNTHLLVQVLTASVILQLLAYHTACALQRDVDKPRNLAKSVTVE; from the coding sequence ATGTGCGGGATCGTTGGTTATATCGGGAGACGGGATGCAACCCCGGTTCTGATCCAGGGGCTGAAGCGGCTTGAGTACCGGGGTTACGACTCCTTCGGGATCGCGACGGTCGGGAGCGCAATCGAGATCTACAAGAAGACCGGCCGCATCTCGGACGGCGAGGCCGGGGCGGCCGATCTCCGCGGATCCACCGGAATCGGGCATACCCGTTGGGCCACTCACGGTGAACCGAACGACCTCAACGCCCACCCGCACACCGACTGCTCGGGAAGGATCGCCGTGGTGCACAACGGGGTCATCGAGAACTACGGCGAACTGAAGCGGCAGCTCGAAGGACGCGGCCACACCTTCCGGTCGGAGACCGACACCGAGGTGATCGCCCACCTCATCGAGGAGCACTACGATGGCGATCTCCTCGCGGCGGTCAACGCGACCCTCCCCCTGCTCCGGGGCTCGTATGCCGTCCTCGCGATCGCGGAAGATACACAGAGAATCGTCGCCGCCCGCGATGCGAGCCCGCTCGTCCTCGGCATCGGGGATGCCGAGGTCTTCGCCGCCTCGGATATGACGCCGCTCCTCGAGTACACCGAACGCGTGATCTTCCTCGAAGACGGGGACGTCGCCGATCTCACGCCCGGCCGCTACACGGTCTACCACAACGGCCAAACAGTGGAGCGCCCGATCGAACTGATCAACTGGTGCGTCGAGGATACCCGGAAGGGCGGGTTCGCCCATTACATGCTAAAAGAGATCTACGAGCAGCCCCAGTCATTCTACGAGACCATCAGGGCGGGCATCGACGAGCGCGTGCAGCGGATGGTCACGGAGGCCGACGAGATCACCCTGGTCGCGTGCGGGACGTCCTACCACACCGCCCTGGTCTTCAAGTACCTGGCCGAACCGCTCTGCGGCATACCGGTACGCGTCGAGATGGGATCGGAGTTCAAGTACTTCACCCCGCCCCTCCACGGCCTCGCGATCGCGGTCTCGCAGTCAGGGGAGACGGCGGACACGATCGCCGCCCTGAAGATGGCGAAAGCCCGCAACTGCCCGACGCTCGCCATCACCAACATGCAGGGGAGCACGGTCACCCGGGTTGCGGACGAGACGCTCCTGATGCGGGCCGGCCCCGAGATCGGCGTCGCCGCGACCAAGTCCTACACGGCGCAGCTTGCGGCGCTGATGCAGATAGTCAACCTGCGCTGCGAGGGGGCGTTCGACGATGCCCTCTCGCACGCGCACCTGGCCATCGGCGACGCCCTCCTCCAGGACATCCACGAGGCAGTCGCCCTCTGCTCGAAGGCCGAACACGTCTTCTTCGTGGGGAGAGGGCCGTTCTATCCGGTCTCGATGGAAGGCGCCCTGAAGATGAAGGAGATCAGTTACGTCCACGCCGAGGGGTATGCAGCGGGAGAACTGAAGCACGGGCCGTTTGCCCTGCTCACCCCCGAGACGCCGGTCGTCGCCATCTGCACCCCCGGTTCGACCTACGGCGTGATGGCCTCGAACATCAAGGAGATGAAGGCGAGGAAAGCCCCGGTCATCGCGCTCGGGGTTGCCGGCGATACGGAACTTGCCGAGATCGTGGACATCTTCATCCCCATTCCGAACACACATCTTCTGGTACAGGTGCTGACCGCGTCGGTCATCCTGCAGCTGCTTGCTTACCACACCGCATGTGCCCTGCAGCGGGACGTCGACAAGCCGCGAAACCTGGCAAAGAGCGTGACCGTTGAATGA
- a CDS encoding acyltransferase: protein MIEYGRNALGEGATIFEPVTVGFPSRDRMGESDYPGTTIGRGAVLRSGTIIYCDVVIGDAFQTGHNVLIREKTTIGDRVAIGTAAVIEGDCTIGDDVRLQSLVYVPTGARIGERVFVGPNAVLTNDRYPPGPHESLRGPVIGNDAVIGANATILPGVTVGEGAFVAAGAVVTKDVPPGMLAVGTPARFRPLPPEARRCR, encoded by the coding sequence ATGATTGAGTATGGACGTAACGCCCTCGGCGAGGGGGCGACGATATTCGAGCCGGTGACCGTCGGGTTTCCCTCCCGCGACCGGATGGGAGAGAGCGACTACCCCGGCACCACCATCGGGAGGGGGGCCGTCCTCCGGTCGGGCACGATCATCTACTGCGACGTCGTGATCGGCGATGCCTTTCAGACCGGCCATAACGTGCTGATCCGCGAAAAGACGACCATCGGCGACCGCGTGGCGATCGGGACGGCGGCGGTGATCGAGGGCGACTGCACGATCGGCGACGATGTCCGGCTCCAGAGCCTGGTCTACGTCCCCACCGGCGCCCGGATCGGGGAACGGGTCTTCGTGGGCCCGAACGCCGTGCTGACGAACGACCGCTACCCGCCCGGCCCGCACGAATCCCTCCGGGGGCCGGTGATCGGGAACGATGCCGTCATCGGTGCGAACGCGACGATCCTCCCCGGCGTCACCGTTGGAGAGGGAGCGTTCGTCGCCGCGGGAGCGGTGGTGACGAAGGATGTCCCGCCCGGGATGCTCGCGGTGGGGACTCCCGCACGGTTCCGGCCGCTCCCCCCTGAAGCGAGGCGGTGCCGGTGA
- a CDS encoding DegT/DnrJ/EryC1/StrS family aminotransferase, whose translation MKVPIARPLVGEEEITAVAAVMRSGMLAQGSVVTEFESRFAEYCGAAHAVGVNSGTAALHAALLAAGVGPGDSVVVPAFTFFATASAVSMCGATPLFADVDPATFNIDPDSVAALVRPETRAVVGVHLFGQPFDVGAVREVCDDRSLILVEDAAQAHGAEYHGKRAGSLADIGCFSFYPTKNMTTGEGGMVTTDDDALAERVRLLINHGQSQKYLHSAIGYNYRMTNIDAAIGLVQLGRLEGFNERRIANARYLDRHLAGTGLATPCVAPGVRHVYHQYVVKVPGDYPLSRDAFMNALAERGIGTAVHYPIPVNRQPVYESEPASCPVSDSLAASVVSLPVHPAVTDEELAYICDMVRELQTP comes from the coding sequence GTGAAGGTTCCCATTGCCCGGCCGCTCGTCGGCGAGGAGGAGATCACGGCTGTCGCCGCTGTGATGCGGTCGGGGATGCTCGCCCAGGGCTCGGTCGTCACGGAGTTCGAGTCGCGGTTCGCCGAATACTGCGGTGCCGCCCACGCCGTCGGCGTCAACTCGGGCACCGCGGCGCTCCATGCGGCTCTCCTCGCCGCGGGCGTCGGGCCGGGGGACTCGGTGGTCGTCCCGGCGTTCACGTTCTTTGCGACGGCGTCCGCGGTCTCGATGTGCGGGGCGACGCCGCTCTTTGCGGACGTCGATCCTGCGACGTTCAACATCGACCCCGACTCGGTCGCGGCCCTCGTCCGCCCCGAGACCCGGGCGGTCGTCGGCGTCCACCTCTTCGGGCAGCCGTTCGACGTCGGTGCGGTTCGCGAGGTCTGTGATGACCGTAGCCTCATCCTCGTCGAGGACGCGGCCCAGGCGCACGGCGCGGAGTATCACGGGAAGCGGGCGGGGAGCCTCGCCGATATCGGCTGCTTCTCGTTTTATCCGACGAAGAACATGACCACCGGCGAGGGCGGCATGGTCACGACCGACGACGATGCCCTTGCGGAACGCGTCCGGCTCCTCATCAACCACGGCCAGAGCCAGAAGTACCTTCACTCGGCGATCGGCTACAACTACCGGATGACGAACATCGACGCCGCGATCGGCCTCGTGCAGCTCGGCCGGCTCGAGGGCTTCAACGAGCGCCGGATCGCGAACGCCCGGTACCTCGACCGCCACCTCGCGGGCACGGGGCTCGCGACGCCCTGCGTCGCACCGGGCGTCCGGCACGTCTACCACCAGTACGTCGTGAAGGTTCCCGGCGATTATCCACTCTCAAGGGACGCGTTCATGAACGCTCTCGCAGAGCGGGGGATCGGGACCGCCGTCCACTACCCCATCCCCGTCAACCGGCAGCCGGTCTACGAGAGCGAGCCCGCTTCCTGCCCGGTATCGGACAGCCTCGCGGCATCGGTCGTGAGCCTGCCCGTTCATCCGGCGGTGACGGACGAAGAACTGGCGTATATCTGCGATATGGTGCGAGAACTCCAGACCCCATAA
- a CDS encoding glycosyltransferase, which translates to MKILLVSTQDYIHHPIPSRHHNIFEELAKRHEVHVPHFHVSRGKERETLLHVHEATRFPVESPFLHYTLNAPCHYRVISEIIRDHEIDVVVGAHVLAGTAMVRAAKKSGVPVVFDLKDWFPDSAAAYYKNPAIKWVLREGVLNITRYNLDHSDVVTTVSPGLVEKLRGYGYEAELITNGVDTDLFRPTDDGTMRSALGIAPDAFVLGFAGAVERWYALDEVIRAFPEILEKHPNAELLIVGGSLFTGYLDELQALAARLGVAGRVHFTGAVDYRDLPGYIAPMNLCLIPLSPPQWIDIALPNKYFEYSACGKPILSTPIPDMLRMGGDHIAVYRNKVEFLERVDEQALSPGRCPAGVEEHSWKKKAEAFEKIFERVTGTR; encoded by the coding sequence ATGAAGATCCTCCTCGTCTCCACTCAGGACTACATTCACCACCCGATCCCCTCGAGGCACCACAACATCTTCGAGGAGCTCGCGAAACGGCACGAGGTTCATGTCCCGCACTTCCATGTCAGCCGGGGCAAGGAGCGCGAGACCCTTCTTCACGTCCATGAGGCGACACGGTTTCCCGTCGAGAGCCCGTTCCTCCACTACACCCTGAACGCACCCTGCCACTACCGGGTCATCAGCGAGATCATCCGCGACCACGAGATCGACGTCGTCGTCGGGGCTCACGTCCTTGCGGGGACGGCGATGGTCCGGGCGGCGAAGAAGTCCGGCGTCCCGGTGGTCTTCGACCTCAAAGACTGGTTCCCCGACTCCGCCGCTGCCTACTACAAAAATCCCGCGATTAAGTGGGTGCTCCGGGAAGGCGTCCTCAATATCACCCGCTACAACCTGGACCACAGCGACGTCGTCACGACGGTCTCCCCGGGGCTCGTCGAGAAACTCAGGGGCTACGGCTACGAGGCCGAGTTGATCACGAACGGCGTCGACACCGACCTCTTCCGCCCAACCGACGATGGGACGATGCGCTCGGCACTCGGGATCGCTCCCGATGCCTTCGTGCTCGGGTTTGCAGGGGCGGTCGAGCGGTGGTATGCCCTCGACGAGGTGATCCGGGCATTCCCGGAGATCCTCGAGAAGCACCCGAACGCGGAACTCCTGATCGTCGGCGGTTCGCTCTTCACCGGCTACCTGGACGAACTGCAGGCACTCGCTGCCCGACTCGGGGTCGCCGGCAGGGTGCACTTCACCGGTGCCGTCGACTACCGCGACCTCCCCGGCTACATCGCGCCGATGAACCTCTGCCTCATCCCGCTCTCTCCACCCCAGTGGATCGATATCGCGCTCCCGAACAAGTACTTCGAGTACTCGGCATGCGGAAAACCGATCCTCTCGACCCCCATCCCCGATATGCTCCGGATGGGCGGCGACCATATCGCCGTCTACCGGAATAAAGTTGAGTTCCTCGAGCGTGTCGACGAACAGGCTCTCTCCCCGGGGCGGTGCCCGGCCGGGGTGGAGGAGCACAGCTGGAAGAAGAAGGCCGAGGCATTCGAGAAGATCTTCGAGCGGGTGACGGGAACACGCTGA
- a CDS encoding oligosaccharyl transferase, archaeosortase A system-associated: MAQMDLKKYQPYIIIGIIILFALLTLWTRGIPSEGLVTAEGVNLLGNDPWYSLRQVEQSVANFPGYAWFDAMTLYPSGDVVYWGPLFVQIAAALCVLTGAATRPEIMLVASWVPPLMAVAMVPVIYLLARKIADWKTGLIAAGLIAVIGSNYAYRSLFGFVDHHIAETLFSTIFVLAYVTALLAARDRPLSPKNVETLKIPVITAALAGVAYLLGFFNMPTMVLFALIVVAFTLVQFILDFFQERSSEYLVLVNAVVFGVVIIGAAAFGFPHSGLGLSLYSVGHVIAYAGLIAGTLALYGLSVFLKDRPKYYYPAALAAVAALAVAVLYIALPEIYGLLISSLVAFFGEAAITTTVQEARAWSFAAAWATFHWGLVLSAGGAATLVWLNRQRVNPAHVFVLIWSAIILASTAAHVRYEYYLAANIALLAAVFAGAVINATWKDIARLLGRESGSKATPAPEAAEKQEMPKKGKKGGKAPDTRKAKATRRDQPDYLKVGALAVVVVVTLIFAGTSLMGNIALATGAKYSGMDSQWMEALEWMGENTPDPGVDYYAIHDRNTFTYPEESYGVMSWWDYGHWITFVAKRIPNNNPFQHGVSGPNGSATYLVSTDEEAANRILDNIGTRYVITDIQLDTSKFHAPATWADPAVGQEPFQPYFLLPVSAGSSEYQAVPFNTQEYYLTMVSRLHNFDGSMTDPTEASVIYAEYLEPAAANASLPVITRTQQMNATEGAAAVEAYNRNAPAGSHATLLNMYYQFRGDSVLQPLERVPALQHYRLVHETPGNVFGNVGEDGPDLKHVKIFEYVPGATIQGDGIIEVPIVTNAGREFTYRQESVNGTFVVPYATSGWSGEVKATGQYRIAGTGQTFDVTEEDIQQGRTIN; this comes from the coding sequence ATGGCTCAGATGGATCTCAAGAAGTACCAACCATACATCATCATTGGTATCATCATTCTATTCGCCCTGCTCACGCTCTGGACGCGGGGCATCCCTTCGGAAGGCCTGGTGACCGCCGAAGGCGTCAATCTCCTCGGCAACGACCCCTGGTACAGCCTCCGCCAGGTGGAGCAGAGCGTCGCGAACTTCCCCGGCTACGCCTGGTTCGACGCCATGACACTCTACCCGTCCGGCGACGTCGTCTACTGGGGACCGCTCTTCGTTCAGATCGCAGCAGCGCTCTGCGTCCTCACCGGCGCGGCGACGCGCCCCGAGATCATGCTGGTCGCGTCCTGGGTTCCGCCGCTGATGGCCGTCGCGATGGTCCCGGTCATCTACCTGCTCGCGAGAAAGATTGCCGACTGGAAGACCGGCCTCATCGCAGCGGGCCTGATTGCGGTCATCGGCAGCAACTACGCCTACCGATCCCTCTTCGGGTTCGTCGACCACCATATCGCGGAGACACTCTTCTCGACGATCTTCGTCCTCGCCTACGTCACGGCGCTGCTCGCGGCACGCGACCGGCCGCTCTCCCCGAAGAATGTTGAGACCCTGAAGATCCCGGTTATCACAGCGGCTCTCGCCGGTGTCGCGTACCTCCTCGGGTTCTTCAACATGCCGACGATGGTTCTCTTCGCACTCATCGTTGTAGCCTTCACTCTGGTCCAGTTCATCCTCGACTTCTTCCAGGAGAGATCGAGCGAGTATCTGGTTCTCGTAAACGCCGTTGTCTTCGGTGTCGTCATCATCGGGGCGGCGGCATTCGGCTTCCCGCACTCTGGACTCGGCCTCTCCCTGTACAGCGTCGGGCACGTCATTGCTTACGCCGGCCTCATCGCAGGCACGCTCGCGCTCTACGGGCTCTCGGTCTTCCTGAAAGACCGCCCGAAGTACTACTATCCGGCCGCGCTCGCGGCCGTCGCGGCGCTCGCCGTCGCGGTGCTCTACATCGCTCTGCCGGAGATTTACGGCCTCCTGATCTCGAGCCTTGTTGCCTTCTTCGGGGAGGCTGCGATCACCACGACCGTCCAGGAAGCCCGGGCCTGGTCGTTTGCCGCCGCCTGGGCAACGTTCCACTGGGGCCTCGTCCTCTCGGCCGGCGGGGCTGCCACCCTCGTCTGGCTGAATCGCCAGAGGGTGAACCCGGCCCACGTCTTCGTCCTGATCTGGTCGGCGATCATCCTGGCATCGACGGCCGCGCACGTCCGGTACGAGTACTACCTCGCCGCAAACATCGCCCTGCTCGCGGCGGTCTTTGCAGGCGCAGTCATAAACGCGACCTGGAAAGATATTGCACGTCTCCTCGGGAGAGAGAGCGGCAGCAAGGCCACCCCCGCACCTGAAGCCGCCGAAAAGCAGGAGATGCCAAAGAAAGGCAAGAAGGGCGGCAAGGCTCCCGATACCCGGAAGGCAAAGGCCACCAGGCGTGACCAGCCGGATTATCTCAAAGTCGGAGCGCTCGCCGTGGTCGTTGTCGTTACGCTCATCTTTGCCGGGACATCTCTCATGGGGAACATCGCTCTCGCCACCGGCGCGAAATATTCCGGCATGGACTCACAATGGATGGAGGCCCTTGAGTGGATGGGCGAGAACACGCCCGACCCCGGCGTCGACTATTACGCGATCCATGACCGGAACACCTTCACCTACCCCGAAGAGTCCTACGGCGTCATGTCCTGGTGGGACTACGGCCACTGGATCACCTTCGTTGCGAAGCGGATCCCGAACAACAACCCCTTCCAGCACGGGGTCTCGGGACCGAACGGCTCCGCGACCTACCTCGTCTCGACCGATGAAGAGGCCGCAAACCGGATCCTCGACAACATCGGCACCCGCTACGTCATCACCGACATCCAGCTCGACACCTCGAAGTTCCACGCCCCGGCGACCTGGGCCGATCCCGCCGTGGGTCAGGAACCCTTCCAGCCCTACTTCCTCCTCCCGGTGAGCGCGGGCTCGTCGGAGTACCAGGCGGTGCCGTTCAACACCCAGGAGTACTACCTGACGATGGTCTCCCGGCTCCATAACTTCGACGGCTCCATGACCGATCCGACAGAGGCATCGGTGATCTACGCCGAGTACCTGGAGCCGGCCGCGGCAAACGCCTCGCTTCCCGTCATCACCCGCACCCAGCAGATGAACGCCACGGAAGGTGCGGCCGCGGTGGAGGCCTACAACAGGAACGCGCCGGCAGGCTCGCACGCGACGCTCCTGAACATGTACTACCAGTTCCGGGGGGACTCGGTTCTCCAGCCGCTCGAGCGGGTGCCGGCGCTCCAGCACTACCGGCTCGTTCACGAGACGCCCGGAAACGTCTTCGGCAACGTCGGTGAAGACGGGCCTGACCTGAAGCACGTCAAGATATTCGAGTACGTCCCCGGTGCCACCATCCAGGGCGACGGGATCATCGAAGTTCCCATCGTCACGAACGCCGGCCGTGAGTTTACCTACCGGCAGGAGAGCGTGAACGGTACGTTCGTCGTCCCGTACGCAACGTCCGGGTGGTCGGGCGAGGTGAAGGCGACCGGGCAGTACCGGATTGCGGGCACCGGACAGACGTTCGATGTCACCGAAGAGGATATCCAGCAGGGACGCACCATCAACTGA
- a CDS encoding histone deacetylase family protein — MRSSVIYGDIFTRHDMEAHPESGARLRAALSGIPKNVRWRAPVRATESDLERVHDPRYIRWVRKMATGTCFLDVNTYVTCHSFDAASYAAGSTFAAVERTLDGEHLFALVRPPGHHAEPDRAMGFCIFNNAAIAAAKALLSVDRVAILDWDLHHGNGTQTAFYGSDRVLYCSVHEENSFPKTGWVDEIGTGAGRGYTLNAPLAAGSTIADYAHVFDEVFVPAIARFRPDVLIVSAGQDGLADDEHGRMNLEPDDYGVLAGMLADGTDLPLALTLEGGYGPSIGEAIHAIFEALAGKRFETAERPLNRGTERVTDLLKKVRFC; from the coding sequence ATGCGGTCTTCAGTCATTTACGGTGACATCTTCACCAGGCACGACATGGAGGCTCACCCCGAGTCGGGTGCCCGGTTACGGGCGGCCCTCTCGGGGATCCCGAAAAACGTGAGGTGGCGTGCTCCCGTCCGCGCCACCGAGAGCGATCTCGAACGGGTTCACGACCCGCGATACATCAGGTGGGTGCGGAAGATGGCGACGGGAACCTGTTTTCTGGACGTGAACACCTACGTCACCTGTCACTCCTTCGATGCTGCATCCTATGCCGCCGGATCGACCTTTGCCGCAGTAGAACGCACACTCGACGGCGAGCACCTCTTCGCCCTGGTTCGTCCCCCGGGCCACCATGCCGAACCCGATCGCGCGATGGGGTTCTGCATCTTCAACAACGCCGCCATCGCAGCGGCGAAAGCACTCTTATCGGTCGACCGGGTGGCGATCCTCGACTGGGACCTGCACCACGGCAACGGCACCCAGACGGCTTTCTACGGGAGCGACCGGGTGCTCTACTGCTCGGTGCACGAGGAGAACAGTTTCCCGAAGACCGGGTGGGTGGACGAGATCGGCACCGGCGCGGGCCGGGGCTACACCCTCAATGCCCCGCTCGCGGCAGGCTCGACCATCGCCGATTACGCGCATGTCTTCGACGAGGTCTTCGTCCCGGCGATCGCCCGGTTCCGCCCCGACGTCCTGATCGTCTCGGCCGGGCAGGATGGCCTCGCCGACGACGAGCACGGGAGGATGAACCTCGAACCCGACGATTACGGCGTGCTTGCCGGGATGCTCGCCGACGGCACGGATCTCCCCCTCGCGTTGACGCTCGAAGGTGGCTACGGGCCGTCGATCGGGGAGGCGATTCATGCAATCTTCGAGGCCCTCGCGGGGAAGCGGTTCGAGACGGCGGAGAGACCGCTGAACCGGGGGACGGAAAGGGTCACGGACCTCCTGAAGAAAGTCAGGTTTTGTTAA